Proteins from a genomic interval of Staphylococcus debuckii:
- the prmC gene encoding peptide chain release factor N(5)-glutamine methyltransferase — translation MTYREAVLQASQQATARGFESKRAEWLLTDLFEWSFTDYVMHMNEPIPDDKYALFQSAVQRMLTGEPIQYITGTQSFLGEKFQVDARCLIPRPETEEVFMHFKAHCKHNAVVADIGTGSGILAVMLKQLRPDLEVYATDLYDGPLKIAQQNAKVHHAEVTFLKGNALEPIVERNLRLDGLISNPPYIDFAEAAEMTETVLDFEPHQALFADHQGLAVYIAIIEQLPLVMNEKSLVVFEIGYEQGDVLKSIIEDKYPHINVEVIADINNNDRIVSFYWTSE, via the coding sequence TTGACCTATAGAGAGGCTGTGCTGCAAGCTTCACAACAAGCGACAGCAAGAGGGTTTGAATCAAAACGTGCAGAATGGCTGCTGACTGATTTATTTGAGTGGTCATTCACTGATTATGTAATGCATATGAATGAACCAATTCCTGATGATAAGTATGCACTTTTCCAATCTGCTGTTCAAAGAATGCTGACAGGAGAACCGATTCAGTATATTACTGGAACGCAAAGTTTCTTAGGTGAAAAATTCCAAGTAGATGCGCGTTGTTTAATTCCGCGTCCTGAAACTGAAGAAGTATTCATGCATTTTAAAGCACATTGCAAACATAATGCAGTCGTTGCGGATATTGGGACAGGAAGCGGTATTCTTGCTGTGATGCTGAAACAATTACGCCCTGACTTGGAAGTTTATGCCACAGACTTGTACGATGGCCCATTAAAAATAGCTCAGCAAAATGCGAAAGTCCATCATGCAGAAGTGACTTTCTTAAAAGGGAATGCACTGGAGCCAATTGTAGAACGCAACCTTCGTTTAGACGGACTCATTTCAAACCCGCCTTATATTGACTTTGCAGAAGCTGCTGAGATGACCGAAACCGTTTTAGACTTCGAACCGCATCAAGCTTTGTTTGCAGATCATCAAGGGTTAGCAGTTTATATAGCAATCATTGAACAGCTGCCGCTCGTTATGAATGAAAAGAGTCTAGTGGTATTTGAAATCGGGTATGAACAAGGAGACGTATTAAAAAGTATTATCGAAGACAAGTATCCGCATATTAATGTGGAAGTAATTGCGGATATTAATAATAATGATCGAATTGTCTCTTTTTATTGGACATCCGAGTAG
- the prfA gene encoding peptide chain release factor 1 — MFDQLDIVEERYEQLNELLSDPDVVSDSNKLREYSKEQSDLQKTVDVYRQYKQNKEDIDEIVEMLSETSDKEEVEMLKADMSELKDTLPGLEEELKMLLIPKDPNDDKNVVVEIRAAAGGDEAAIFAGDLYRMYTRYSESLGYKTEVIEMNDSDHGGFKEISFTINGQGAYSKLKYENGAHRVQRVPETESGGRIHTSTATVAVLPEAEDVEVDIKDADLKIETYRSSGAGGQHVNTTDSAVRITHLPTGIIATSSEKSQIQNREKALKVLKARVYDMKLQEEQEKYDSERKSAVGTGDRSERIRTYNYPQNRVTDHRIGLTIQKLDQIVEGKLEEIIDALTMSEQTEKLKELNNVDL; from the coding sequence GTGTTTGACCAGTTAGATATAGTTGAAGAACGTTATGAACAATTAAATGAATTACTGAGTGATCCAGATGTTGTCAGCGATTCCAATAAGTTGCGTGAGTATTCTAAAGAACAATCGGATCTTCAAAAGACTGTAGATGTATATCGTCAATATAAACAAAATAAAGAAGATATTGACGAAATTGTAGAAATGCTCTCTGAAACATCTGATAAAGAAGAAGTTGAAATGTTGAAAGCGGATATGAGTGAATTGAAAGATACGCTTCCTGGTTTAGAAGAAGAATTGAAAATGTTGTTGATTCCTAAAGATCCGAATGATGACAAAAACGTTGTAGTTGAAATCAGAGCAGCTGCAGGCGGCGATGAAGCGGCTATATTTGCAGGTGATTTATATCGCATGTATACACGTTACAGTGAATCACTTGGATATAAAACAGAAGTGATTGAAATGAATGACAGCGATCACGGCGGTTTTAAAGAAATCAGTTTCACTATTAATGGGCAAGGTGCCTATTCTAAATTAAAATATGAAAACGGTGCTCACCGTGTACAACGTGTACCCGAAACTGAATCTGGCGGACGCATCCATACTTCTACGGCTACAGTGGCTGTATTGCCTGAAGCGGAAGATGTAGAAGTAGACATTAAAGACGCTGACTTGAAAATTGAAACTTACCGTTCAAGCGGTGCAGGTGGACAACACGTCAATACTACTGACTCAGCGGTACGTATCACCCACTTGCCAACAGGAATTATTGCGACTTCATCAGAAAAATCTCAAATTCAAAACCGTGAAAAAGCCTTAAAAGTATTAAAGGCACGTGTTTATGATATGAAATTACAAGAAGAACAAGAAAAATATGATTCAGAACGTAAATCAGCTGTAGGTACAGGAGATCGTTCAGAACGTATTCGTACGTATAACTATCCGCAAAACCGCGTTACTGACCACCGTATTGGCTTGACAATTCAAAAATTAGATCAAATTGTTGAAGGTAAGTTAGAGGAAATCATTGATGCCTTAACAATGTCTGAACAGACTGAGAAATTGAAAGAATTGAATAACGTTGACCTATAG
- a CDS encoding thymidine kinase translates to MYETYHSGWIECITGSMFSGKSEELIRRLKRGIFAKQKVVVFKPTIDDRYHKEKVVSHNGNAIEAINIQRAEEILEHDLSEVDVIGIDEVQFFENNIVDIAQDLAEQGHRVIVAGLDMDFRGRPFEPMPQLLAVSELVTKLQAVCAVCGAPASRTQRLINGRPAKADDPVIMVGADESYEPRCRAHHIVAPSESEKEEL, encoded by the coding sequence ATGTACGAAACTTATCATTCCGGATGGATTGAATGTATCACTGGTAGCATGTTCAGCGGAAAATCAGAAGAATTAATTCGTCGATTGAAACGTGGTATTTTTGCTAAACAAAAAGTAGTGGTATTCAAACCAACAATAGATGACCGCTATCATAAAGAAAAAGTGGTATCTCATAATGGCAATGCGATTGAGGCTATTAATATACAACGCGCCGAAGAGATTTTAGAACACGACTTATCTGAAGTTGATGTTATAGGTATAGATGAAGTTCAATTTTTTGAAAATAATATTGTAGATATTGCACAAGATTTAGCTGAACAAGGTCATCGTGTCATCGTTGCGGGTCTAGACATGGACTTTAGAGGGCGACCTTTCGAACCCATGCCGCAATTATTGGCGGTGAGTGAACTTGTTACCAAGTTGCAAGCTGTATGTGCAGTATGCGGAGCGCCTGCCAGCAGAACACAACGTCTCATTAATGGCAGACCAGCTAAAGCGGATGATCCCGTTATCATGGTCGGAGCAGATGAAAGTTACGAACCAAGATGCCGCGCACATCATATTGTTGCGCCGAGTGAATCTGAGAAGGAGGAATTATAG
- a CDS encoding type B 50S ribosomal protein L31 — translation MRQGIHPEYHKVIFLDTTTNFKFLSGSTKTSSETMEWEDGNEYPVIRLDISSDSHPFYTGRQKFAAADGRIERFNKKFGFKSSNNNE, via the coding sequence ATGAGACAAGGAATTCATCCTGAATACCACAAAGTTATTTTCTTAGATACAACAACTAACTTTAAATTTTTAAGTGGTTCAACTAAAACATCATCAGAAACTATGGAATGGGAAGACGGCAACGAATATCCAGTAATTCGTTTGGACATCTCTTCTGATTCACATCCATTCTATACTGGTCGTCAAAAATTCGCTGCTGCGGATGGCCGTATCGAACGTTTCAACAAAAAATTTGGTTTTAAATCATCAAATAATAACGAATAA
- the rho gene encoding transcription termination factor Rho, whose translation MTERVRTSPQYESFHELYKNNTTKVLTEKAKALKLTNYSKLNKKELVLAIMEAQMEKDGNYYMEGILDDIQPDGYGFLRTVNYSKGEKDIYISASQIRRFEIKLGDKVTGKVRKPKDNEKYYGLLQVDFVNDHNAEEVKKRPHFQALTPLYPEERIKLETEPTNYSTRIMDLVAPIGLGQRGLIVAPPKAGKTSLLKEIANAISTNKPDAKLFILLVGERPEEVTDIERSSEDAEVVHSTFDEPPQHHVKVAELLLERAKRLVEIGEDVIILMDSITRLARAYNLVIPPSGRTLSGGLDPASLYKPKNFFGAARNIEAGGSLTILATALVDTGSRMDDVIYEEFKGTGNMELHLDRKLSERRIFPAIDIARSSTRKEELLVDQKELDSLWQLRNMFRDTTDFTERFIRKLKRSKTNKEFFEQLQAAAVESQKTGKPII comes from the coding sequence ATGACTGAAAGAGTGCGTACATCTCCTCAATATGAGTCCTTTCATGAGCTGTACAAGAACAATACAACTAAAGTTCTCACTGAGAAGGCTAAAGCATTAAAACTAACTAATTACAGCAAACTCAATAAGAAAGAATTAGTACTTGCCATTATGGAAGCGCAGATGGAAAAAGATGGTAATTACTATATGGAAGGTATCTTAGATGATATCCAACCAGATGGATATGGCTTTTTAAGAACGGTCAACTATTCAAAAGGTGAAAAAGATATTTATATTTCTGCCAGCCAAATTCGCCGATTTGAAATTAAACTTGGCGACAAAGTAACTGGTAAAGTAAGAAAACCGAAAGATAATGAAAAATACTATGGTTTGCTCCAAGTTGATTTTGTCAACGATCACAACGCAGAGGAAGTAAAGAAAAGACCCCACTTCCAAGCTTTAACTCCACTTTATCCCGAAGAAAGAATCAAATTAGAAACAGAACCTACTAACTATTCTACTAGAATTATGGATTTAGTTGCGCCTATCGGTTTAGGTCAACGTGGATTGATTGTAGCACCGCCTAAAGCAGGGAAAACTTCTTTATTAAAAGAAATAGCCAATGCAATTTCAACAAATAAACCAGATGCTAAATTATTTATTCTCTTAGTGGGTGAAAGACCTGAAGAGGTAACAGATATAGAACGCTCAAGTGAAGATGCTGAGGTTGTACACTCTACATTTGACGAACCGCCTCAACACCATGTAAAAGTTGCAGAGTTACTGCTAGAACGTGCCAAACGTCTTGTTGAAATCGGTGAGGATGTTATCATTTTAATGGATTCCATCACACGACTTGCACGTGCATACAACTTAGTCATCCCGCCAAGCGGCCGTACTTTATCAGGTGGTTTAGATCCTGCATCTTTATATAAACCTAAGAATTTCTTCGGTGCAGCCAGAAATATTGAAGCTGGTGGCAGTTTGACCATCTTAGCTACTGCCTTAGTAGACACAGGTTCTCGTATGGACGACGTTATCTATGAAGAATTTAAAGGGACAGGTAATATGGAATTACATCTAGATCGTAAACTTTCAGAACGTCGTATTTTCCCAGCGATTGATATTGCAAGAAGTTCAACACGTAAAGAAGAGTTGTTAGTAGACCAAAAAGAACTAGACAGCTTATGGCAGCTGCGTAATATGTTCCGTGATACGACAGACTTTACAGAACGCTTTATTCGCAAGTTGAAAAGATCTAAAACGAATAAAGAATTTTTCGAACAACTTCAAGCCGCTGCAGTGGAAAGTCAAAAGACTGGCAAACCGATTATCTAA
- a CDS encoding aldehyde dehydrogenase family protein, whose amino-acid sequence MRIQTKQYINGEWVDSASGETLDVINPANEEVLGQIAKGNKEDVDKAVDAADNVYLEFRHSSVEYRRDLLDKIVQEYKNRKQDIIEAITDELGSPLEVSENVHYQMGLEHFTEARDALDNFKFEEKRGEDLVVKEAIGVAGLITPWNFPTNQTSLKLAAAFAAGSPVVLKPSEMTPYAAIILAEIFDKVGVPKGVFNLVNGDGEGVGNPLSENPKVRMMSFTGSGPTGAKIMQKAAEDFKKVSLELGGKSPYIILDDSDIEGAAEAAVGKVYNNTGQVCTAGTRTIVPESMKDDFIKAAKEKMSAVKVGDPREKGVQMGPIISKKQFDQVEDYIQKGIDEGAELVLGGVGKPEGLDKGYFAKPTIFANVKNDMTIAQEEIFGPVMSIITYNDLKEAIKIANDTKYGLAGYVYGKDLNTLRKVAREIEAGTIEINEAGRKPDLPFGGYKQSGIGREWGDYGIKEFLEVKSIAGYYE is encoded by the coding sequence TTGAGAATTCAAACTAAACAATATATCAATGGCGAATGGGTAGATAGTGCAAGTGGTGAAACACTTGATGTAATCAACCCAGCAAATGAAGAAGTTCTAGGTCAAATTGCAAAAGGCAATAAAGAAGACGTAGATAAAGCAGTAGATGCTGCAGACAATGTTTATCTTGAATTCCGTCACAGCAGTGTAGAATATAGAAGAGATTTACTAGATAAAATTGTACAAGAATATAAGAATAGAAAACAAGATATTATTGAAGCAATTACAGATGAACTAGGTTCACCTCTTGAAGTTTCAGAGAACGTGCATTATCAAATGGGTCTTGAACACTTTACAGAAGCTAGAGATGCACTAGATAACTTTAAATTTGAAGAAAAACGTGGTGAAGATTTAGTAGTGAAAGAGGCAATCGGTGTAGCAGGATTAATTACACCATGGAACTTCCCTACTAACCAAACATCATTAAAATTAGCTGCAGCATTCGCAGCGGGTAGTCCAGTGGTCTTAAAACCTTCTGAAATGACACCATATGCGGCTATTATTTTAGCAGAAATCTTTGATAAAGTAGGCGTACCTAAAGGTGTATTCAACTTAGTAAATGGTGATGGCGAAGGTGTCGGTAATCCATTAAGTGAAAATCCTAAAGTACGTATGATGTCATTTACTGGTTCTGGTCCAACTGGTGCTAAGATTATGCAAAAAGCAGCAGAAGACTTCAAGAAAGTTTCATTAGAATTAGGCGGTAAATCACCTTATATTATCCTTGATGATTCAGATATTGAAGGTGCTGCAGAAGCAGCAGTAGGCAAAGTTTATAACAACACTGGTCAAGTTTGTACAGCAGGTACACGTACAATTGTGCCAGAATCAATGAAAGATGACTTTATCAAAGCTGCGAAAGAAAAAATGAGTGCAGTTAAAGTAGGCGACCCAAGAGAAAAAGGTGTCCAAATGGGTCCAATCATTAGTAAAAAACAATTCGATCAAGTAGAAGATTATATCCAAAAAGGTATCGATGAAGGTGCTGAACTGGTACTTGGCGGTGTCGGTAAACCAGAAGGATTAGATAAAGGTTATTTCGCAAAACCAACTATCTTTGCAAATGTGAAGAATGATATGACTATTGCACAAGAAGAAATCTTTGGTCCTGTAATGTCTATCATCACTTATAATGATTTAAAAGAAGCAATTAAAATAGCTAACGACACTAAATATGGCTTAGCTGGTTATGTATACGGTAAAGATTTAAACACATTAAGAAAAGTTGCACGTGAGATTGAAGCAGGTACAATTGAAATTAATGAAGCAGGCCGTAAACCAGACTTACCATTCGGCGGTTACAAACAATCAGGTATTGGCCGTGAATGGGGCGATTATGGTATCAAAGAATTCCTAGAAGTGAAATCAATCGCTGGCTACTATGAATAA
- a CDS encoding winged helix-turn-helix transcriptional regulator, whose translation MEVCPYLEETFKIIGRSWNGLIINYLSRCPESSAHFSDMKKDLKPITPRALSLKLTELMDWDLVDKNIVSKAPLSIVYQLTEKGEALAEALKPMEEWAQKYVELENNQTQV comes from the coding sequence ATGGAAGTATGTCCATATCTAGAAGAGACATTTAAAATTATCGGCAGAAGTTGGAATGGTTTAATTATTAATTATCTCTCAAGATGTCCAGAAAGTTCAGCTCACTTCAGTGATATGAAAAAAGATTTAAAACCGATAACGCCACGTGCATTAAGTTTAAAATTGACTGAATTAATGGATTGGGATTTAGTAGATAAAAATATCGTTTCCAAAGCGCCACTTTCGATTGTGTATCAACTTACAGAAAAAGGTGAAGCTTTAGCTGAAGCTCTGAAACCGATGGAAGAATGGGCTCAAAAATACGTAGAACTCGAAAATAATCAAACACAAGTATAA
- a CDS encoding UDP-N-acetylglucosamine 1-carboxyvinyltransferase, translating to MAQEVIKIRGGQPLSGKIKINGAKNSAVAIIPAALLAEDVVTLEGLPQISDVETLVSLLGDLNIKTDLEGTDLRIDPTEIQNASLPNHKVESLRASYYMMGAMLGRFKKCVIGLPGGCPLGPRPIDQHIKGFKALGAKIDESSPTSMKIEADELKGANIFLDMVSVGATINIMLAAVRAEGQTVIENAAKEPEVVDVATFLTGMGADIKGAGTSTIKITGVEHLHGVAHQIIPDRIEAGTYMCMAAACGTEVELENIIPKHIEPLTVKLRELGADVDMHDDSVVIKSKIPYESVNIKTLVYPGFATDLQQPITPLLFLSEGPSFVTDTIYPERFKHVDELQKMGGNIHVDQGTATIKPSQLHGASVYASDLRAGASLIIAGLIAEGVTTIYNVNHIYRGYANIVENLKSLGADIWAETL from the coding sequence ATGGCTCAAGAAGTAATTAAAATCAGAGGCGGGCAGCCATTAAGCGGAAAAATTAAAATTAACGGCGCTAAAAACAGCGCAGTTGCTATCATTCCAGCTGCATTATTAGCAGAAGATGTAGTGACATTAGAAGGCTTGCCGCAAATTTCAGATGTTGAGACGTTAGTAAGTTTGCTAGGCGATTTGAATATTAAAACTGATTTAGAAGGTACAGATTTACGCATCGATCCTACAGAAATCCAAAACGCATCTCTACCTAATCATAAAGTGGAGTCTTTAAGAGCATCATATTATATGATGGGAGCGATGCTAGGGCGCTTTAAAAAATGCGTGATTGGATTGCCAGGCGGATGTCCATTAGGACCACGTCCAATCGATCAACATATTAAAGGGTTTAAAGCTTTAGGCGCAAAGATTGATGAATCTAGCCCAACTTCTATGAAAATTGAAGCAGATGAATTAAAAGGTGCCAATATTTTCCTTGATATGGTAAGCGTTGGTGCGACTATTAATATTATGTTAGCAGCAGTAAGAGCGGAGGGGCAAACTGTTATTGAAAATGCAGCGAAAGAACCTGAAGTAGTAGATGTTGCGACTTTCTTAACTGGAATGGGTGCTGATATTAAAGGTGCCGGCACAAGTACTATCAAAATTACAGGAGTAGAACATCTGCATGGAGTAGCACATCAAATCATTCCAGACCGAATTGAAGCGGGTACATACATGTGTATGGCTGCAGCTTGCGGAACAGAGGTAGAATTGGAAAATATTATTCCTAAACATATTGAACCTCTAACAGTGAAACTACGTGAATTAGGTGCTGATGTTGATATGCATGATGATTCTGTAGTAATCAAAAGTAAGATTCCTTATGAGAGTGTGAATATTAAAACATTGGTTTATCCTGGGTTCGCAACAGACTTGCAACAGCCGATTACACCTTTATTATTCTTGTCAGAAGGACCTTCGTTTGTTACAGATACCATTTATCCTGAACGTTTTAAACACGTTGATGAGCTTCAAAAAATGGGTGGAAATATTCACGTCGATCAAGGAACTGCAACAATCAAACCTTCTCAATTGCATGGTGCATCTGTATATGCGAGTGATTTACGTGCCGGAGCAAGTCTGATTATAGCCGGTTTAATTGCAGAAGGCGTAACTACTATTTATAATGTCAATCATATTTATAGAGGTTATGCTAATATAGTAGAAAATTTAAAATCCTTAGGTGCAGATATTTGGGCTGAAACGCTTTAA
- the fdaB gene encoding class IIb fructose-bisphosphate aldolase FdaB has product MPLVSMKEMLIDAKEKGYAVGQYNLNNLEFTQAILEASQEQNAPVILGVSEGAARYMSGFYTVVKMVEGLLHDLKITVPVAIHLDHGSSFEKCKEAIDAGFTSVMIDASHSPFEENIEITKKVVDYAHERGVSVEAELGTVGGQEDDVVADGVIYADPKECQELVEKTGIDTLAPALGSVHGPYKGEPNLGFKEMEEIGESTGLPLVLHGGTGIPTKDIQKSISLGTAKINVNTENQIASAKAVREVLDNDKDVYDPRKYLGPAREAIKATVTGKIKEFGTSNRV; this is encoded by the coding sequence ATGCCTTTAGTTTCAATGAAAGAAATGTTAATCGATGCGAAAGAAAAAGGTTATGCAGTAGGTCAATATAACCTTAACAATCTAGAATTCACTCAAGCAATTCTAGAAGCTTCACAAGAACAAAATGCACCAGTTATTTTAGGTGTATCAGAAGGTGCAGCTCGTTATATGAGCGGTTTCTACACTGTAGTAAAAATGGTTGAAGGTTTATTGCACGACCTTAAAATCACAGTACCGGTTGCAATTCATTTAGACCATGGTTCAAGTTTCGAAAAATGTAAAGAAGCTATCGACGCTGGTTTTACATCAGTTATGATTGACGCTTCACATAGTCCATTTGAAGAAAACATCGAAATCACTAAAAAAGTAGTAGACTACGCACATGAACGCGGTGTTTCTGTAGAAGCTGAATTAGGTACTGTAGGCGGACAAGAAGACGACGTAGTAGCAGACGGCGTTATCTACGCTGACCCTAAAGAATGTCAAGAATTAGTTGAAAAAACTGGTATTGATACTTTAGCACCAGCTTTAGGTTCAGTACACGGTCCTTACAAAGGCGAACCTAATTTAGGTTTCAAAGAAATGGAAGAAATTGGAGAATCTACTGGTTTACCATTAGTATTACACGGTGGTACTGGTATCCCAACTAAAGATATCCAAAAATCAATTTCTTTAGGTACAGCAAAAATCAATGTTAATACTGAAAACCAAATTGCTTCTGCTAAAGCAGTTCGTGAAGTATTAGACAATGATAAAGATGTATACGATCCTCGTAAATATTTAGGACCAGCTCGTGAAGCTATCAAAGCTACAGTTACTGGTAAAATTAAAGAGTTCGGTACATCAAACCGCGTATAA
- a CDS encoding DUF2529 family protein — MANILQTQLTGIFNRLNDQSLDIQMAAQCLIQAIGGEGNVYVKGYDDLKFFETYITDSHEKLESSRLLTDLKSLDTLDTTDRVLLFAPFYTEEVQRDTQALIDLDADFVLICNKNKEVDIPDHLLHYINLSTPRPIVYTEDYDKVVQPHPMALNYIYYEIYTQMIEMIRDLDLDPEA; from the coding sequence ATGGCAAATATACTGCAGACCCAACTAACAGGCATTTTTAATCGTTTAAATGACCAATCTTTAGATATACAAATGGCTGCACAATGCTTAATTCAAGCAATCGGAGGCGAAGGAAATGTGTATGTCAAAGGTTATGATGATTTAAAGTTCTTTGAAACTTATATTACAGATAGTCATGAAAAATTAGAATCTAGTCGCTTGCTAACTGATTTAAAAAGTTTGGATACGTTAGATACAACAGATCGCGTACTCCTCTTTGCTCCATTTTATACTGAAGAAGTTCAAAGAGATACGCAAGCACTCATTGATTTAGATGCTGATTTCGTACTGATTTGTAATAAAAATAAAGAAGTCGACATTCCTGATCATCTCTTGCATTATATTAATTTAAGTACTCCTCGTCCGATTGTATATACAGAGGATTATGATAAAGTGGTTCAACCGCATCCTATGGCTTTGAATTATATTTATTATGAGATTTATACACAGATGATTGAAATGATTCGCGACTTAGATTTAGATCCTGAAGCATAA
- a CDS encoding CTP synthase: protein MTKFIFVTGGVVSSLGKGITAASLGRLLKDRGLSVTIQKFDPYLNVDPGTMSPYQHGEVFVTDDGAETDLDLGHYERFIDINLNKYSNVTAGKVYSHVLKKERRGDYLGGTVQVIPHITNEIKERLLLAGESTNADVVITEIGGTTGDIESLPFIEAIRQIRSDLGRENVMYIHCTLLPYIKAAGEMKTKPTQHSVKELRGLGIQPDLIVVRTEYEMTQDLKDKIALFCDIPEQNVIECRDAESLYEIPLQLSKQHMDDLVIKRLDLNAKYATQLDDWKHLLEIVNNLDGEITIGLVGKYVSLQDAYLSVVEALKHAGYPLHKDINVKWIDSSELTDDNAADYLKDVDGILVPGGFGFRASEGKISAIRYARENNVPYFGICLGMQLATVEFARNVLGLEGAHSAELDPDTPYPVIDLLPEQKDIEDLGGTLRLGLYPSEVEEGTLAYDIYGKKEIEERHRHRYEFNNNYREQMEENGLVFSGVSPDGRRIEMVELPQNDFFFACQFHPEFLSRPNRPQPIFKAFIEAANKYREAKENK, encoded by the coding sequence ATGACTAAGTTCATTTTTGTAACTGGTGGGGTTGTTTCCTCATTAGGTAAAGGGATTACTGCAGCATCTTTAGGTAGACTATTAAAAGACAGAGGCCTTTCTGTCACAATTCAAAAATTCGACCCATATTTGAATGTGGATCCAGGTACAATGAGTCCTTATCAACATGGGGAAGTATTTGTAACAGATGACGGAGCTGAAACAGATTTAGATTTAGGCCACTATGAACGTTTTATTGATATTAACTTAAATAAATATTCAAACGTTACAGCCGGTAAAGTCTATTCTCACGTTTTGAAAAAAGAACGTCGCGGCGATTACTTAGGCGGTACTGTACAAGTGATTCCACATATTACAAATGAAATTAAAGAACGTTTATTATTAGCAGGCGAAAGTACAAATGCGGATGTAGTCATTACTGAAATCGGCGGTACAACAGGTGATATTGAATCCTTACCATTTATTGAGGCCATCCGCCAAATCCGCAGTGACTTAGGCCGAGAAAATGTAATGTATATCCACTGTACTTTATTACCTTACATCAAAGCAGCAGGTGAAATGAAAACAAAACCTACGCAACACAGTGTTAAAGAATTACGCGGCTTAGGTATTCAACCTGATTTAATCGTAGTCAGAACAGAATATGAAATGACACAAGATTTAAAAGATAAAATTGCATTATTCTGCGATATTCCAGAGCAAAACGTAATCGAATGCCGCGATGCAGAATCTCTATATGAAATTCCATTACAATTAAGCAAACAACATATGGATGACTTAGTAATCAAACGCTTAGATTTAAATGCGAAATATGCCACACAATTAGATGACTGGAAACACTTATTAGAAATCGTGAACAACTTAGATGGTGAAATAACAATCGGCTTAGTCGGTAAATATGTAAGCTTGCAAGATGCTTATTTATCAGTTGTAGAAGCGTTGAAACACGCTGGCTATCCGCTTCATAAAGACATCAACGTCAAATGGATTGATTCAAGTGAATTAACAGACGACAATGCTGCAGATTACTTGAAAGATGTAGACGGAATCCTAGTACCAGGCGGATTCGGTTTCCGTGCAAGTGAAGGTAAAATTTCAGCCATCCGCTATGCACGCGAAAACAATGTACCATACTTCGGCATCTGCTTAGGTATGCAACTAGCGACAGTAGAATTTGCACGTAACGTACTTGGCTTAGAAGGCGCACATTCAGCTGAACTTGATCCCGATACGCCTTACCCAGTGATTGATTTACTTCCTGAACAGAAAGACATTGAAGATTTGGGAGGCACTTTAAGATTGGGTCTATATCCAAGTGAAGTCGAAGAAGGGACTTTGGCATACGACATTTACGGTAAAAAAGAAATCGAAGAAAGACACCGTCACCGTTATGAGTTTAATAACAACTATCGTGAACAGATGGAAGAAAATGGACTTGTATTTTCAGGTGTAAGTCCAGATGGCCGTCGTATTGAAATGGTAGAATTACCGCAAAATGATTTCTTCTTTGCATGTCAATTCCACCCAGAGTTCTTATCACGTCCTAATCGTCCGCAACCTATCTTCAAAGCATTTATTGAAGCGGCTAACAAATACAGAGAAGCCAAAGAAAATAAATAA